Proteins found in one Populus alba chromosome 14, ASM523922v2, whole genome shotgun sequence genomic segment:
- the LOC118055146 gene encoding filament-like plant protein isoform X4 has product MEKRKWLWKRKCSERSPGETDSSGSISSHSERFSDDQQDPSKASPTDSAQSPEVTSKTITTDEDVNDKMKSLTDKLSAALVNVSAKDDLVKQHVKVAEEAVAGWEKAENEVTALKKQLEVAIQQKAGLEDRVSHLDGALKECVRQLRQAREELEEKIHEAVVQKSLEWESIKSELENQFIELKTKEAAAKSESPAPIVDELCQKLEYLEQENASLKLELLSQSEELEIRTIERDLSTQAAEAASKQHLESIKKVAKLEAECRRLKAAACKPSSVNDHKTSAASSIYVESLPDSQSDSGEKLNAVELDARKVSCSEPYKSDQSCLDSWASTLISELNQFKNEKSINRNLPASSVEIDLMDDFLEMEQLAALSENETGTDNSKAEAVIKQSVDAESSLRAELEVMAKRTAELEEKLQKVEGEKLELEEKLQKVEGEKFELEEKLERIKAEMDGLEMALNESQDRNEASQLQLSEAQHKLVELQEELLLTNESKQQIEFQLVSMEAEARTMSAKVNSIQGEIEKERVMSAEIALKYHELEEELSRKKQEEELQQNVSSSGEPKIKQQEDFDVAANKLAECQKTIASLGNQLKSLATLKDFLIDTASIPEFSAGGSATPKENINEGDSPPSVSSSTSSAVSSNHVSSEKNRNGFAKFFSRSKNGIQLEI; this is encoded by the exons ATGGAAAAGAGGAAATGGTTGTGGAAGCGGAAGTGTTCTGAGAGGAGTCCTGGTGAAACAGACAGTTCGGGGTCAATATCTTCACATTCTGAGAGATTCTCTGATGATCAG CAGGACCCCTCAAAGGCATCTCCTACTGATAGTGCTCAATCACCCGAAGTCACATCAAAAACTATAACTACGGATGAAGATGTCAATGATAAGATGAAGAGTTTGACAGACAAGTTATCAGCTGCTCTTGTGAATGTTAGTGCCAAAGATGACTTGGTAAAGCAGCATGTAAAAGTCGCTGAAGAAGCTGTTGCAG GCTGGGAAAAGGCTGAGAATGAAGTAACAGCTCTCAAGAAACAACTTGAAGTTGCAATTCAGCAGAAAGCTGGATTGGAAGATCGGGTGAGCCATCTTGATGGGGCCCTAAAGGAATGTGTTCGGCAGCTGAGGCAAGCAAGAGAAGAGCTGGAAGAAAAGATCCATGAAGCTGTGGTACAGAAAAGTCTCGAGTGGGAATCCATTAAATCTGAACTTGAGAACCAGTTTATTGAGCTCAAGACAAAAGAAGCTGCTGCCAAGTCTGAATCCCCTGCTCCGATTGTTGATGAACTGTGCCAGAAGCTTGAATATTTGGAGCAAGAGAATGCTTCCCTGAAACTCGAGCTCCTTTCCCAGTCTGAAGAGTTAGAAATCAGAACAATTGAAAGGGACTTGAGCACTCAAGCAGCTGAAGCAGCCAGCAAACAACATTTGGAGAGCATAAAGAAGGTGGCCAAGCTTGAAGCTGAGTGCCGGAGGCTAAAAGCAGCAGCATGTAAACCATCCTCTGTTAATGATCACAAGACTTCTGCTGCGTCCTCAATTTATGTTGAGTCTCTCCCTGACAGTCAATCAGATAGCGGGGAGAAGCTTAATGCTGTGGAGCTGGATGCTCGTAAAGTTAGTTGCTCGGAGCCATACAAGTCTGATCAAAGTTGCTTAGACTCGTGGGCATCTACATTAATTTCAGAGCTTAATCAATTCAAGAATGAAAAATCTATCAATAGAAATCTCCCAGCCTCTTCTGTCGAAATTGATCTCATGGATGATTTTCTTGAAATGGAACAACTTGCTGCCTTGTCCGAGAATGAAACTGGAACTGATAATTCTAAAGCGGAAGCTGTTATCAAACAATCAGTTGATGCTGAAAGCTCATTGAGAGCTGAGCTTGAAGTCATGGCAAAACGAACTGCTGAATTGGAAGAGAAGTTACAGAAGGTGGAAGGAGAAAAGTTAGAATTGGAAGAGAAGTTACAGAAGGTGGAAGGAGAAAAGTTTGAATTGGAAGAGAAGTTAGAGAGGATTAAAGCAGAGATGGATGGGTTGGAGATGGCTCTAAATGAAAGTCAGGACAGGAATGAAGCATCACAACTTCAGCTGAGCGAGGCCCAACATAAGTTGGTGGAGTTGCAAGAGGAGCTATTGTTGACAAATGAATCAAAGCAGCAAATTGAATTTCAACTCGTTAGCATGGAAGCAGAGGCTCGGACCATGTCTGCAAAAGTCAACTCAATACAAGGAGAGATTGAAAAGGAGAGGGTTATGTCAGCAGAAATCGCACTCAAGTATCACGAACTCGAGGAGGAGCTCTCAAGAAAGAAACAGGAAGAAGAGCTCCAGCAAAATGTAAGCTCAAGTGGTGAGCCAAAGATAAAGCAG CAGGAGGACTTTGATGTAGCTGCTAATAAACTTGCTGAATGCCAGAAAACAATAGCGTCTCTAGGGAATCAGCTGAAATCTCTGGCAACTCTAAAGGACTTCTTGATTGACACTGCAAGCATACCAGAGTTCTCTGCTGGAGGATCAGCAACTCCTAAAG AAAATATAAACGAAGGAGACTCGCCCCCATCTGTATCATCGTCAACTTCATCTGCTGTGTCATCAAATCACGTCAGTTCTGAGAAGAACCGAAATGGTTTTGCAAAATTTTTCTCTCGAAGTAAGAATGGGATACAGCTAGAAATTTAG
- the LOC118055146 gene encoding filament-like plant protein isoform X5, with protein MEKRKWLWKRKCSERSPGETDSSGSISSHSERFSDDQDPSKASPTDSAQSPEVTSKTITTDEDVNDKMKSLTDKLSAALVNVSAKDDLVKQHVKVAEEAVAGWEKAENEVTALKKQLEVAIQQKAGLEDRVSHLDGALKECVRQLRQAREELEEKIHEAVVQKSLEWESIKSELENQFIELKTKEAAAKSESPAPIVDELCQKLEYLEQENASLKLELLSQSEELEIRTIERDLSTQAAEAASKQHLESIKKVAKLEAECRRLKAAACKPSSVNDHKTSAASSIYVESLPDSQSDSGEKLNAVELDARKVSCSEPYKSDQSCLDSWASTLISELNQFKNEKSINRNLPASSVEIDLMDDFLEMEQLAALSENETGTDNSKAEAVIKQSVDAESSLRAELEVMAKRTAELEEKLQKVEGEKLELEEKLQKVEGEKFELEEKLERIKAEMDGLEMALNESQDRNEASQLQLSEAQHKLVELQEELLLTNESKQQIEFQLVSMEAEARTMSAKVNSIQGEIEKERVMSAEIALKYHELEEELSRKKQEEELQQNVSSSGEPKIKQEDFDVAANKLAECQKTIASLGNQLKSLATLKDFLIDTASIPEFSAGGSATPKGNGEPWKLHSNETFSPKRDSGSLRIDSENSGPAENINEGDSPPSVSSSTSSAVSSNHVSSEKNRNGFAKFFSRSKNGIQLEI; from the exons ATGGAAAAGAGGAAATGGTTGTGGAAGCGGAAGTGTTCTGAGAGGAGTCCTGGTGAAACAGACAGTTCGGGGTCAATATCTTCACATTCTGAGAGATTCTCTGATGATCAG GACCCCTCAAAGGCATCTCCTACTGATAGTGCTCAATCACCCGAAGTCACATCAAAAACTATAACTACGGATGAAGATGTCAATGATAAGATGAAGAGTTTGACAGACAAGTTATCAGCTGCTCTTGTGAATGTTAGTGCCAAAGATGACTTGGTAAAGCAGCATGTAAAAGTCGCTGAAGAAGCTGTTGCAG GCTGGGAAAAGGCTGAGAATGAAGTAACAGCTCTCAAGAAACAACTTGAAGTTGCAATTCAGCAGAAAGCTGGATTGGAAGATCGGGTGAGCCATCTTGATGGGGCCCTAAAGGAATGTGTTCGGCAGCTGAGGCAAGCAAGAGAAGAGCTGGAAGAAAAGATCCATGAAGCTGTGGTACAGAAAAGTCTCGAGTGGGAATCCATTAAATCTGAACTTGAGAACCAGTTTATTGAGCTCAAGACAAAAGAAGCTGCTGCCAAGTCTGAATCCCCTGCTCCGATTGTTGATGAACTGTGCCAGAAGCTTGAATATTTGGAGCAAGAGAATGCTTCCCTGAAACTCGAGCTCCTTTCCCAGTCTGAAGAGTTAGAAATCAGAACAATTGAAAGGGACTTGAGCACTCAAGCAGCTGAAGCAGCCAGCAAACAACATTTGGAGAGCATAAAGAAGGTGGCCAAGCTTGAAGCTGAGTGCCGGAGGCTAAAAGCAGCAGCATGTAAACCATCCTCTGTTAATGATCACAAGACTTCTGCTGCGTCCTCAATTTATGTTGAGTCTCTCCCTGACAGTCAATCAGATAGCGGGGAGAAGCTTAATGCTGTGGAGCTGGATGCTCGTAAAGTTAGTTGCTCGGAGCCATACAAGTCTGATCAAAGTTGCTTAGACTCGTGGGCATCTACATTAATTTCAGAGCTTAATCAATTCAAGAATGAAAAATCTATCAATAGAAATCTCCCAGCCTCTTCTGTCGAAATTGATCTCATGGATGATTTTCTTGAAATGGAACAACTTGCTGCCTTGTCCGAGAATGAAACTGGAACTGATAATTCTAAAGCGGAAGCTGTTATCAAACAATCAGTTGATGCTGAAAGCTCATTGAGAGCTGAGCTTGAAGTCATGGCAAAACGAACTGCTGAATTGGAAGAGAAGTTACAGAAGGTGGAAGGAGAAAAGTTAGAATTGGAAGAGAAGTTACAGAAGGTGGAAGGAGAAAAGTTTGAATTGGAAGAGAAGTTAGAGAGGATTAAAGCAGAGATGGATGGGTTGGAGATGGCTCTAAATGAAAGTCAGGACAGGAATGAAGCATCACAACTTCAGCTGAGCGAGGCCCAACATAAGTTGGTGGAGTTGCAAGAGGAGCTATTGTTGACAAATGAATCAAAGCAGCAAATTGAATTTCAACTCGTTAGCATGGAAGCAGAGGCTCGGACCATGTCTGCAAAAGTCAACTCAATACAAGGAGAGATTGAAAAGGAGAGGGTTATGTCAGCAGAAATCGCACTCAAGTATCACGAACTCGAGGAGGAGCTCTCAAGAAAGAAACAGGAAGAAGAGCTCCAGCAAAATGTAAGCTCAAGTGGTGAGCCAAAGATAAAGCAG GAGGACTTTGATGTAGCTGCTAATAAACTTGCTGAATGCCAGAAAACAATAGCGTCTCTAGGGAATCAGCTGAAATCTCTGGCAACTCTAAAGGACTTCTTGATTGACACTGCAAGCATACCAGAGTTCTCTGCTGGAGGATCAGCAACTCCTAAAGGTAATGGAGAACCATGGAAGTTACACTCCAATGAAACATTTTCACCTAAGAGAGATTCCGGTTCTTTGAGAATTGACAGTGAGAATTCTGGCCCTGCAGAAAATATAAACGAAGGAGACTCGCCCCCATCTGTATCATCGTCAACTTCATCTGCTGTGTCATCAAATCACGTCAGTTCTGAGAAGAACCGAAATGGTTTTGCAAAATTTTTCTCTCGAAGTAAGAATGGGATACAGCTAGAAATTTAG
- the LOC118055146 gene encoding filament-like plant protein isoform X3 yields the protein MEKRKWLWKRKCSERSPGETDSSGSISSHSERFSDDQQDPSKASPTDSAQSPEVTSKTITTDEDVNDKMKSLTDKLSAALVNVSAKDDLVKQHVKVAEEAVAGWEKAENEVTALKKQLEVAIQQKAGLEDRVSHLDGALKECVRQLRQAREELEEKIHEAVVQKSLEWESIKSELENQFIELKTKEAAAKSESPAPIVDELCQKLEYLEQENASLKLELLSQSEELEIRTIERDLSTQAAEAASKQHLESIKKVAKLEAECRRLKAAACKPSSVNDHKTSAASSIYVESLPDSQSDSGEKLNAVELDARKVSCSEPYKSDQSCLDSWASTLISELNQFKNEKSINRNLPASSVEIDLMDDFLEMEQLAALSENETGTDNSKAEAVIKQSVDAESSLRAELEVMAKRTAELEEKLQKVEGEKLELEEKLQKVEGEKFELEEKLERIKAEMDGLEMALNESQDRNEASQLQLSEAQHKLVELQEELLLTNESKQQIEFQLVSMEAEARTMSAKVNSIQGEIEKERVMSAEIALKYHELEEELSRKKQEEELQQNVSSSGEPKIKQEDFDVAANKLAECQKTIASLGNQLKSLATLKDFLIDTASIPEFSAGGSATPKGNGEPWKLHSNETFSPKRDSGSLRIDSENSGPAENINEGDSPPSVSSSTSSAVSSNHVSSEKNRNGFAKFFSRSKNGIQLEI from the exons ATGGAAAAGAGGAAATGGTTGTGGAAGCGGAAGTGTTCTGAGAGGAGTCCTGGTGAAACAGACAGTTCGGGGTCAATATCTTCACATTCTGAGAGATTCTCTGATGATCAG CAGGACCCCTCAAAGGCATCTCCTACTGATAGTGCTCAATCACCCGAAGTCACATCAAAAACTATAACTACGGATGAAGATGTCAATGATAAGATGAAGAGTTTGACAGACAAGTTATCAGCTGCTCTTGTGAATGTTAGTGCCAAAGATGACTTGGTAAAGCAGCATGTAAAAGTCGCTGAAGAAGCTGTTGCAG GCTGGGAAAAGGCTGAGAATGAAGTAACAGCTCTCAAGAAACAACTTGAAGTTGCAATTCAGCAGAAAGCTGGATTGGAAGATCGGGTGAGCCATCTTGATGGGGCCCTAAAGGAATGTGTTCGGCAGCTGAGGCAAGCAAGAGAAGAGCTGGAAGAAAAGATCCATGAAGCTGTGGTACAGAAAAGTCTCGAGTGGGAATCCATTAAATCTGAACTTGAGAACCAGTTTATTGAGCTCAAGACAAAAGAAGCTGCTGCCAAGTCTGAATCCCCTGCTCCGATTGTTGATGAACTGTGCCAGAAGCTTGAATATTTGGAGCAAGAGAATGCTTCCCTGAAACTCGAGCTCCTTTCCCAGTCTGAAGAGTTAGAAATCAGAACAATTGAAAGGGACTTGAGCACTCAAGCAGCTGAAGCAGCCAGCAAACAACATTTGGAGAGCATAAAGAAGGTGGCCAAGCTTGAAGCTGAGTGCCGGAGGCTAAAAGCAGCAGCATGTAAACCATCCTCTGTTAATGATCACAAGACTTCTGCTGCGTCCTCAATTTATGTTGAGTCTCTCCCTGACAGTCAATCAGATAGCGGGGAGAAGCTTAATGCTGTGGAGCTGGATGCTCGTAAAGTTAGTTGCTCGGAGCCATACAAGTCTGATCAAAGTTGCTTAGACTCGTGGGCATCTACATTAATTTCAGAGCTTAATCAATTCAAGAATGAAAAATCTATCAATAGAAATCTCCCAGCCTCTTCTGTCGAAATTGATCTCATGGATGATTTTCTTGAAATGGAACAACTTGCTGCCTTGTCCGAGAATGAAACTGGAACTGATAATTCTAAAGCGGAAGCTGTTATCAAACAATCAGTTGATGCTGAAAGCTCATTGAGAGCTGAGCTTGAAGTCATGGCAAAACGAACTGCTGAATTGGAAGAGAAGTTACAGAAGGTGGAAGGAGAAAAGTTAGAATTGGAAGAGAAGTTACAGAAGGTGGAAGGAGAAAAGTTTGAATTGGAAGAGAAGTTAGAGAGGATTAAAGCAGAGATGGATGGGTTGGAGATGGCTCTAAATGAAAGTCAGGACAGGAATGAAGCATCACAACTTCAGCTGAGCGAGGCCCAACATAAGTTGGTGGAGTTGCAAGAGGAGCTATTGTTGACAAATGAATCAAAGCAGCAAATTGAATTTCAACTCGTTAGCATGGAAGCAGAGGCTCGGACCATGTCTGCAAAAGTCAACTCAATACAAGGAGAGATTGAAAAGGAGAGGGTTATGTCAGCAGAAATCGCACTCAAGTATCACGAACTCGAGGAGGAGCTCTCAAGAAAGAAACAGGAAGAAGAGCTCCAGCAAAATGTAAGCTCAAGTGGTGAGCCAAAGATAAAGCAG GAGGACTTTGATGTAGCTGCTAATAAACTTGCTGAATGCCAGAAAACAATAGCGTCTCTAGGGAATCAGCTGAAATCTCTGGCAACTCTAAAGGACTTCTTGATTGACACTGCAAGCATACCAGAGTTCTCTGCTGGAGGATCAGCAACTCCTAAAGGTAATGGAGAACCATGGAAGTTACACTCCAATGAAACATTTTCACCTAAGAGAGATTCCGGTTCTTTGAGAATTGACAGTGAGAATTCTGGCCCTGCAGAAAATATAAACGAAGGAGACTCGCCCCCATCTGTATCATCGTCAACTTCATCTGCTGTGTCATCAAATCACGTCAGTTCTGAGAAGAACCGAAATGGTTTTGCAAAATTTTTCTCTCGAAGTAAGAATGGGATACAGCTAGAAATTTAG
- the LOC118055146 gene encoding filament-like plant protein isoform X1 yields MEKRKWLWKRKCSERSPGETDSSGSISSHSERFSDDQQDPSKASPTDSAQSPEVTSKTITTDEDVNDKMKSLTDKLSAALVNVSAKDDLVKQHVKVAEEAVAGWEKAENEVTALKKQLEVAIQQKAGLEDRVSHLDGALKECVRQLRQAREELEEKIHEAVVQKSLEWESIKSELENQFIELKTKEAAAKSESPAPIVDELCQKLEYLEQENASLKLELLSQSEELEIRTIERDLSTQAAEAASKQHLESIKKVAKLEAECRRLKAAACKPSSVNDHKTSAASSIYVESLPDSQSDSGEKLNAVELDARKVSCSEPYKSDQSCLDSWASTLISELNQFKNEKSINRNLPASSVEIDLMDDFLEMEQLAALSENETGTDNSKAEAVIKQSVDAESSLRAELEVMAKRTAELEEKLQKVEGEKLELEEKLQKVEGEKFELEEKLERIKAEMDGLEMALNESQDRNEASQLQLSEAQHKLVELQEELLLTNESKQQIEFQLVSMEAEARTMSAKVNSIQGEIEKERVMSAEIALKYHELEEELSRKKQEEELQQNVSSSGEPKIKQQEDFDVAANKLAECQKTIASLGNQLKSLATLKDFLIDTASIPEFSAGGSATPKGNGEPWKLHSNETFSPKRDSGSLRIDSENSGPAENINEGDSPPSVSSSTSSAVSSNHVSSEKNRNGFAKFFSRSKNGIQLEI; encoded by the exons ATGGAAAAGAGGAAATGGTTGTGGAAGCGGAAGTGTTCTGAGAGGAGTCCTGGTGAAACAGACAGTTCGGGGTCAATATCTTCACATTCTGAGAGATTCTCTGATGATCAG CAGGACCCCTCAAAGGCATCTCCTACTGATAGTGCTCAATCACCCGAAGTCACATCAAAAACTATAACTACGGATGAAGATGTCAATGATAAGATGAAGAGTTTGACAGACAAGTTATCAGCTGCTCTTGTGAATGTTAGTGCCAAAGATGACTTGGTAAAGCAGCATGTAAAAGTCGCTGAAGAAGCTGTTGCAG GCTGGGAAAAGGCTGAGAATGAAGTAACAGCTCTCAAGAAACAACTTGAAGTTGCAATTCAGCAGAAAGCTGGATTGGAAGATCGGGTGAGCCATCTTGATGGGGCCCTAAAGGAATGTGTTCGGCAGCTGAGGCAAGCAAGAGAAGAGCTGGAAGAAAAGATCCATGAAGCTGTGGTACAGAAAAGTCTCGAGTGGGAATCCATTAAATCTGAACTTGAGAACCAGTTTATTGAGCTCAAGACAAAAGAAGCTGCTGCCAAGTCTGAATCCCCTGCTCCGATTGTTGATGAACTGTGCCAGAAGCTTGAATATTTGGAGCAAGAGAATGCTTCCCTGAAACTCGAGCTCCTTTCCCAGTCTGAAGAGTTAGAAATCAGAACAATTGAAAGGGACTTGAGCACTCAAGCAGCTGAAGCAGCCAGCAAACAACATTTGGAGAGCATAAAGAAGGTGGCCAAGCTTGAAGCTGAGTGCCGGAGGCTAAAAGCAGCAGCATGTAAACCATCCTCTGTTAATGATCACAAGACTTCTGCTGCGTCCTCAATTTATGTTGAGTCTCTCCCTGACAGTCAATCAGATAGCGGGGAGAAGCTTAATGCTGTGGAGCTGGATGCTCGTAAAGTTAGTTGCTCGGAGCCATACAAGTCTGATCAAAGTTGCTTAGACTCGTGGGCATCTACATTAATTTCAGAGCTTAATCAATTCAAGAATGAAAAATCTATCAATAGAAATCTCCCAGCCTCTTCTGTCGAAATTGATCTCATGGATGATTTTCTTGAAATGGAACAACTTGCTGCCTTGTCCGAGAATGAAACTGGAACTGATAATTCTAAAGCGGAAGCTGTTATCAAACAATCAGTTGATGCTGAAAGCTCATTGAGAGCTGAGCTTGAAGTCATGGCAAAACGAACTGCTGAATTGGAAGAGAAGTTACAGAAGGTGGAAGGAGAAAAGTTAGAATTGGAAGAGAAGTTACAGAAGGTGGAAGGAGAAAAGTTTGAATTGGAAGAGAAGTTAGAGAGGATTAAAGCAGAGATGGATGGGTTGGAGATGGCTCTAAATGAAAGTCAGGACAGGAATGAAGCATCACAACTTCAGCTGAGCGAGGCCCAACATAAGTTGGTGGAGTTGCAAGAGGAGCTATTGTTGACAAATGAATCAAAGCAGCAAATTGAATTTCAACTCGTTAGCATGGAAGCAGAGGCTCGGACCATGTCTGCAAAAGTCAACTCAATACAAGGAGAGATTGAAAAGGAGAGGGTTATGTCAGCAGAAATCGCACTCAAGTATCACGAACTCGAGGAGGAGCTCTCAAGAAAGAAACAGGAAGAAGAGCTCCAGCAAAATGTAAGCTCAAGTGGTGAGCCAAAGATAAAGCAG CAGGAGGACTTTGATGTAGCTGCTAATAAACTTGCTGAATGCCAGAAAACAATAGCGTCTCTAGGGAATCAGCTGAAATCTCTGGCAACTCTAAAGGACTTCTTGATTGACACTGCAAGCATACCAGAGTTCTCTGCTGGAGGATCAGCAACTCCTAAAGGTAATGGAGAACCATGGAAGTTACACTCCAATGAAACATTTTCACCTAAGAGAGATTCCGGTTCTTTGAGAATTGACAGTGAGAATTCTGGCCCTGCAGAAAATATAAACGAAGGAGACTCGCCCCCATCTGTATCATCGTCAACTTCATCTGCTGTGTCATCAAATCACGTCAGTTCTGAGAAGAACCGAAATGGTTTTGCAAAATTTTTCTCTCGAAGTAAGAATGGGATACAGCTAGAAATTTAG
- the LOC118055146 gene encoding filament-like plant protein isoform X2: MEKRKWLWKRKCSERSPGETDSSGSISSHSERFSDDQDPSKASPTDSAQSPEVTSKTITTDEDVNDKMKSLTDKLSAALVNVSAKDDLVKQHVKVAEEAVAGWEKAENEVTALKKQLEVAIQQKAGLEDRVSHLDGALKECVRQLRQAREELEEKIHEAVVQKSLEWESIKSELENQFIELKTKEAAAKSESPAPIVDELCQKLEYLEQENASLKLELLSQSEELEIRTIERDLSTQAAEAASKQHLESIKKVAKLEAECRRLKAAACKPSSVNDHKTSAASSIYVESLPDSQSDSGEKLNAVELDARKVSCSEPYKSDQSCLDSWASTLISELNQFKNEKSINRNLPASSVEIDLMDDFLEMEQLAALSENETGTDNSKAEAVIKQSVDAESSLRAELEVMAKRTAELEEKLQKVEGEKLELEEKLQKVEGEKFELEEKLERIKAEMDGLEMALNESQDRNEASQLQLSEAQHKLVELQEELLLTNESKQQIEFQLVSMEAEARTMSAKVNSIQGEIEKERVMSAEIALKYHELEEELSRKKQEEELQQNVSSSGEPKIKQQEDFDVAANKLAECQKTIASLGNQLKSLATLKDFLIDTASIPEFSAGGSATPKGNGEPWKLHSNETFSPKRDSGSLRIDSENSGPAENINEGDSPPSVSSSTSSAVSSNHVSSEKNRNGFAKFFSRSKNGIQLEI, from the exons ATGGAAAAGAGGAAATGGTTGTGGAAGCGGAAGTGTTCTGAGAGGAGTCCTGGTGAAACAGACAGTTCGGGGTCAATATCTTCACATTCTGAGAGATTCTCTGATGATCAG GACCCCTCAAAGGCATCTCCTACTGATAGTGCTCAATCACCCGAAGTCACATCAAAAACTATAACTACGGATGAAGATGTCAATGATAAGATGAAGAGTTTGACAGACAAGTTATCAGCTGCTCTTGTGAATGTTAGTGCCAAAGATGACTTGGTAAAGCAGCATGTAAAAGTCGCTGAAGAAGCTGTTGCAG GCTGGGAAAAGGCTGAGAATGAAGTAACAGCTCTCAAGAAACAACTTGAAGTTGCAATTCAGCAGAAAGCTGGATTGGAAGATCGGGTGAGCCATCTTGATGGGGCCCTAAAGGAATGTGTTCGGCAGCTGAGGCAAGCAAGAGAAGAGCTGGAAGAAAAGATCCATGAAGCTGTGGTACAGAAAAGTCTCGAGTGGGAATCCATTAAATCTGAACTTGAGAACCAGTTTATTGAGCTCAAGACAAAAGAAGCTGCTGCCAAGTCTGAATCCCCTGCTCCGATTGTTGATGAACTGTGCCAGAAGCTTGAATATTTGGAGCAAGAGAATGCTTCCCTGAAACTCGAGCTCCTTTCCCAGTCTGAAGAGTTAGAAATCAGAACAATTGAAAGGGACTTGAGCACTCAAGCAGCTGAAGCAGCCAGCAAACAACATTTGGAGAGCATAAAGAAGGTGGCCAAGCTTGAAGCTGAGTGCCGGAGGCTAAAAGCAGCAGCATGTAAACCATCCTCTGTTAATGATCACAAGACTTCTGCTGCGTCCTCAATTTATGTTGAGTCTCTCCCTGACAGTCAATCAGATAGCGGGGAGAAGCTTAATGCTGTGGAGCTGGATGCTCGTAAAGTTAGTTGCTCGGAGCCATACAAGTCTGATCAAAGTTGCTTAGACTCGTGGGCATCTACATTAATTTCAGAGCTTAATCAATTCAAGAATGAAAAATCTATCAATAGAAATCTCCCAGCCTCTTCTGTCGAAATTGATCTCATGGATGATTTTCTTGAAATGGAACAACTTGCTGCCTTGTCCGAGAATGAAACTGGAACTGATAATTCTAAAGCGGAAGCTGTTATCAAACAATCAGTTGATGCTGAAAGCTCATTGAGAGCTGAGCTTGAAGTCATGGCAAAACGAACTGCTGAATTGGAAGAGAAGTTACAGAAGGTGGAAGGAGAAAAGTTAGAATTGGAAGAGAAGTTACAGAAGGTGGAAGGAGAAAAGTTTGAATTGGAAGAGAAGTTAGAGAGGATTAAAGCAGAGATGGATGGGTTGGAGATGGCTCTAAATGAAAGTCAGGACAGGAATGAAGCATCACAACTTCAGCTGAGCGAGGCCCAACATAAGTTGGTGGAGTTGCAAGAGGAGCTATTGTTGACAAATGAATCAAAGCAGCAAATTGAATTTCAACTCGTTAGCATGGAAGCAGAGGCTCGGACCATGTCTGCAAAAGTCAACTCAATACAAGGAGAGATTGAAAAGGAGAGGGTTATGTCAGCAGAAATCGCACTCAAGTATCACGAACTCGAGGAGGAGCTCTCAAGAAAGAAACAGGAAGAAGAGCTCCAGCAAAATGTAAGCTCAAGTGGTGAGCCAAAGATAAAGCAG CAGGAGGACTTTGATGTAGCTGCTAATAAACTTGCTGAATGCCAGAAAACAATAGCGTCTCTAGGGAATCAGCTGAAATCTCTGGCAACTCTAAAGGACTTCTTGATTGACACTGCAAGCATACCAGAGTTCTCTGCTGGAGGATCAGCAACTCCTAAAGGTAATGGAGAACCATGGAAGTTACACTCCAATGAAACATTTTCACCTAAGAGAGATTCCGGTTCTTTGAGAATTGACAGTGAGAATTCTGGCCCTGCAGAAAATATAAACGAAGGAGACTCGCCCCCATCTGTATCATCGTCAACTTCATCTGCTGTGTCATCAAATCACGTCAGTTCTGAGAAGAACCGAAATGGTTTTGCAAAATTTTTCTCTCGAAGTAAGAATGGGATACAGCTAGAAATTTAG